In the Danaus plexippus chromosome 16 unlocalized genomic scaffold, MEX_DaPlex mxdp_31, whole genome shotgun sequence genome, one interval contains:
- the LOC116772020 gene encoding mitochondrial potassium channel ATP-binding subunit isoform X2: MEAMYWRWFGSALAVAFLNVYIPAMLGVIVNILAGMRSNPTIDFIDEIKLPALKLISLYIGQAAFTFLYIHLLAQVGERVAAQMKQDLFGSILQQDIAFFDQERTGELVNRITVDVQDFKSSFKQTISGGLRAITQVVGSAVSLLVISPHLTGLTLICVPSVVIGGTFIGSLLRKLSREAQAQIEKTTLVAEEAISNIKTVRAFAGEDNEARMFRDECNAAAELSMELGLGVGLFQAGTNLFLNGMVLATMFLGGHLMSTGQMSAGDVMAFLVNAQTVQRSVAQLSLLFGSVVKGLSAGGRVFEYINKEPVMDTSGKRTIKYHEFHGDIEFKDVTFSYPTRPEAVILRNFNLKIPAGKTVAIVGTSGNGKSTIAALLERFYDVTQGSVTIDGVDVKEMDPRWLRGRALGLISQEPVLFATNVMENIRYGRPHASDDEVYQAAKTANADGFIRNFPDGYNTMVGERGMALSGGQKQRIAIARAVLKNPPVMILDEATSALDGASEQIVQAALERASVGRTVLVIAHRLSTVRSADVIVVLNKGQIVEMGTHDQLKKLKGHYWNLIKQQDQDADNNSRSL, encoded by the exons ATGGAAGCTATGTACTGGCGTTGGTTTGGG TCAGCTCTAGCGGTTGCCTTCCTGAATGTGTATATTCCAGCGATGCTGGGTGTAATTGTGAATATACTTGCTGGTATGAGATCTAATCCCACTATTGATTTCATTGACGAAATTAAGCTGCCTGCTCTGAAGctcatatcattatatattggaCAG GCTGCATTCACATTCCTATACATTCACCTCCTAGCTCAAGTCGGAGAGCGGGTTGCGGCACAGATGAAGCAAGATTTGTTTGGGTCAATCCTACAACAGGATATAGCATTTTTCGATCAAGAGAGAACCGGAGAATTAGTCAATAG AATAACGGTAGATGTACAAGATTTCAAAAGTTCCTTTAAGCAAACTATCTCTGGAGGATTAAGAGCCATAACTCAG GTAGTTGGTTCAGCTGTGAGTCTACTGGTGATCTCGCCCCATCTCACCGGCCTCACATTGATCTGTGTACCCTCGGTGGTCATTGGTGGCACATTTATTGGATCTTTATTAAGAAAGTTATCAAGAGAGGCACAAGCTCAG ATAGAAAAAACAACATTAGTGGCTGAAGAAGCGATCTCCAATATAAAAACTGTCCGAGCATTTGCTGGCGAAGATAATGAAGCCAGGATGTTCAGGGATGAGTGTAACGCTGCCGCTGAGCTTAGCATGGAACTGGGACTCGGAGTCGGTTTGTTCCAAGCCGGGACCAACTTGTTCCTTAATGG TATGGTGTTAGCGACCATGTTCCTCGGAGGCCACCTCATGTCAACCGGCCAGATGTCAGCTGGTGACGTCATGGCCTTCCTTGTTAACGCGCAGACCGTACAAAGATCGGTAGCACAGCTATCACTACTGTTCGGTTCAGTTGTGAAGGGGCTCAGCGCTGGAGGAAGAGTTTTTGag tatataaataaggagCCAGTAATGGACACTTCCGGCAAAAGAACCATCAAATACCACGAGTTCCACGGGGACATTGAATTCAAAGACGTCACGTTCTCATACCCAACGAGACCGGAAGCG GTTATCTTAAGAAATTTCAATCTGAAGATACCAGCAGGTAAAACTGTCGCTATTGTTGGCACGTCTGGTAATGGGAAATCTACTATCGCTGCTCTATTGGAAAG GTTCTACGACGTGACCCAAGGCTCCGTGACTATAGACGGTGTTGATGTCAAAGAGATGGACCCTCGATGGCTTCGCGGCCGGGCGCTGGGTCTGATCAGCCAAGAGCCGGTGTTGTTCGCTACGAACGTCATGGAGAATATAAGATACGGACGACCTCACGCCTCCGACGATGAG GTATACCAAGCGGCGAAAACCGCGAACGCTGATGGATTCATTCGTAACTTCCCCGACGGATACAATACTATGGTGGGCGAGAGAGGCATGGCGCTGAGCGGAGGGCAGAAACAGAGGATCGCTATAGCGAGGGCCGTGCTGAAAAACCCTCCCGTTATGATATTAGACGAAGCTACGAG TGCCCTGGACGGAGCCAGCGAGCAGATAGTCCAGGCAGCGTTGGAGCGAGCCTCGGTCGGTAGAACAGTCCTTGTGATAGCTCACCGCCTCTCGACCGTTAGATCAGCTGACGTCATAGTGGTGCTCAACAAGGGACAGATAGTCGAG ATGGGTACACACGACCAGTTGAAGAAACTGAAAGGACATTATTGGAACCTCATCAAACAGCAAGACCAAGATGCAGATAATAATTCGCGATCTCTATGA
- the LOC116772020 gene encoding mitochondrial potassium channel ATP-binding subunit isoform X1: MWQLLQMQSCQLMRQRLINVKSNGYFINIIKNKPSDAVKRYFSNVKNVKETDVKYTLLQLSSPWKLCTGVGLGLAARFLYSNSSVFCKALPSRIIQRRPKYNEDSSKFDWKRFWEYLLPHKWLLTAAVASALAVAFLNVYIPAMLGVIVNILAGMRSNPTIDFIDEIKLPALKLISLYIGQAAFTFLYIHLLAQVGERVAAQMKQDLFGSILQQDIAFFDQERTGELVNRITVDVQDFKSSFKQTISGGLRAITQVVGSAVSLLVISPHLTGLTLICVPSVVIGGTFIGSLLRKLSREAQAQIEKTTLVAEEAISNIKTVRAFAGEDNEARMFRDECNAAAELSMELGLGVGLFQAGTNLFLNGMVLATMFLGGHLMSTGQMSAGDVMAFLVNAQTVQRSVAQLSLLFGSVVKGLSAGGRVFEYINKEPVMDTSGKRTIKYHEFHGDIEFKDVTFSYPTRPEAVILRNFNLKIPAGKTVAIVGTSGNGKSTIAALLERFYDVTQGSVTIDGVDVKEMDPRWLRGRALGLISQEPVLFATNVMENIRYGRPHASDDEVYQAAKTANADGFIRNFPDGYNTMVGERGMALSGGQKQRIAIARAVLKNPPVMILDEATSALDGASEQIVQAALERASVGRTVLVIAHRLSTVRSADVIVVLNKGQIVEMGTHDQLKKLKGHYWNLIKQQDQDADNNSRSL, translated from the exons atgtggcaGTTATTGCAAATGCAATCATGTCAATTAATGCGGCAAAG gCTTATTAACGTTAAGAGTAAtggttactttattaatataatcaaaaataaaccaTCGGATGCTGTTAAGCGATACTTCTCAAACGTGAAGAATGTTAAGGAAACTGATGTCAAGTATACTTTACTGCAACTTTCCAGTCCATGGAAGCTATGTACTGGCGTTGGTTTGGGGTTAGCAGCacgttttttatatagtaatagtTCAGTATTTTGTAAAGCTCTTCCATCTAGAATTATACAGCGTCGACCAAAGTATAACGAGGATAGTTCAAAGTTTGACTGGAAAAGATTTTGGGAATATCTCTTGCCTCATAAATGGCTTCTAACTGCTGCGGTTGCT TCAGCTCTAGCGGTTGCCTTCCTGAATGTGTATATTCCAGCGATGCTGGGTGTAATTGTGAATATACTTGCTGGTATGAGATCTAATCCCACTATTGATTTCATTGACGAAATTAAGCTGCCTGCTCTGAAGctcatatcattatatattggaCAG GCTGCATTCACATTCCTATACATTCACCTCCTAGCTCAAGTCGGAGAGCGGGTTGCGGCACAGATGAAGCAAGATTTGTTTGGGTCAATCCTACAACAGGATATAGCATTTTTCGATCAAGAGAGAACCGGAGAATTAGTCAATAG AATAACGGTAGATGTACAAGATTTCAAAAGTTCCTTTAAGCAAACTATCTCTGGAGGATTAAGAGCCATAACTCAG GTAGTTGGTTCAGCTGTGAGTCTACTGGTGATCTCGCCCCATCTCACCGGCCTCACATTGATCTGTGTACCCTCGGTGGTCATTGGTGGCACATTTATTGGATCTTTATTAAGAAAGTTATCAAGAGAGGCACAAGCTCAG ATAGAAAAAACAACATTAGTGGCTGAAGAAGCGATCTCCAATATAAAAACTGTCCGAGCATTTGCTGGCGAAGATAATGAAGCCAGGATGTTCAGGGATGAGTGTAACGCTGCCGCTGAGCTTAGCATGGAACTGGGACTCGGAGTCGGTTTGTTCCAAGCCGGGACCAACTTGTTCCTTAATGG TATGGTGTTAGCGACCATGTTCCTCGGAGGCCACCTCATGTCAACCGGCCAGATGTCAGCTGGTGACGTCATGGCCTTCCTTGTTAACGCGCAGACCGTACAAAGATCGGTAGCACAGCTATCACTACTGTTCGGTTCAGTTGTGAAGGGGCTCAGCGCTGGAGGAAGAGTTTTTGag tatataaataaggagCCAGTAATGGACACTTCCGGCAAAAGAACCATCAAATACCACGAGTTCCACGGGGACATTGAATTCAAAGACGTCACGTTCTCATACCCAACGAGACCGGAAGCG GTTATCTTAAGAAATTTCAATCTGAAGATACCAGCAGGTAAAACTGTCGCTATTGTTGGCACGTCTGGTAATGGGAAATCTACTATCGCTGCTCTATTGGAAAG GTTCTACGACGTGACCCAAGGCTCCGTGACTATAGACGGTGTTGATGTCAAAGAGATGGACCCTCGATGGCTTCGCGGCCGGGCGCTGGGTCTGATCAGCCAAGAGCCGGTGTTGTTCGCTACGAACGTCATGGAGAATATAAGATACGGACGACCTCACGCCTCCGACGATGAG GTATACCAAGCGGCGAAAACCGCGAACGCTGATGGATTCATTCGTAACTTCCCCGACGGATACAATACTATGGTGGGCGAGAGAGGCATGGCGCTGAGCGGAGGGCAGAAACAGAGGATCGCTATAGCGAGGGCCGTGCTGAAAAACCCTCCCGTTATGATATTAGACGAAGCTACGAG TGCCCTGGACGGAGCCAGCGAGCAGATAGTCCAGGCAGCGTTGGAGCGAGCCTCGGTCGGTAGAACAGTCCTTGTGATAGCTCACCGCCTCTCGACCGTTAGATCAGCTGACGTCATAGTGGTGCTCAACAAGGGACAGATAGTCGAG ATGGGTACACACGACCAGTTGAAGAAACTGAAAGGACATTATTGGAACCTCATCAAACAGCAAGACCAAGATGCAGATAATAATTCGCGATCTCTATGA